taagtTGAATGTAAATcaaattttcaaatgtttgaagTGTTTCATCGTAGTGACAGATTGAAAAGGTCATTGTGTAACTCACTGTCTTAAAAGcctcttttgattattttaacttatttaaaaattttttaattaaaatatttattgagataattataaATTCACATGTAGCTGTAAGACAAAATGCAGAGAGATCCCTTGTTGCACTTTGTCCAGTTTCTTCTAATAgtaacattttgcaaaattaTAGTACAGTACCACAACCAGGATTCTGACAGTAATACAGTTCACTCATCTTATTCAGACTTCCCTGGTTTTACTTGtactaaattgtgtgtgtgtatgaaattcTATACAGTTTCATTTTCTGGGTGGGTGCATATATCCACCACCACAGTCTGAACAGTTTCAGCACCCACCCAAGGATCCCTTGTGTTGCCGTCTTATAATCACACCCACTTCCTTCCTGCCCTCTGTCTGCTCTCCCTTACCCCCTTGCTCCATtcctaatccctggcaaccactaatatgTCCTTTTCTAAAGtcttgtcatttcaaaaatgttatataaatggaatcataatacTATGTGACCTTTTGGGATTGGCCTTTTTCCGCTTAGCATAATTCCTTTGAGATTTATCAAAGTTGTATGTGTCAGTagtgtgttcctttttattgtattCCACAGGGTGGGTGTACCAGTTTTTATTTAGCTATACACCTATTGAAGGAAATCAGGCTGattccagtttttggctgttacaaataaagtttCTGTGAGCACTTGTACAAAcatgagttttcatttttctggcatAAAAGAACAAGAGTGCAGTTGCTGGGACATAGGGtggttgcatgtttagttttataagaaactaccaaactggttttcaaagtggctgcaccattttacattcccaccagcaatacacgagtgatccagtttctccacatcatcaTCAGTATTTGGTgttgctattttttattttaggcatGTAAAAGCTAATTAAGTACTCCCAGTTTAGCAGTATTTTAAGAAGATCACAAAAAATTATATGTTGATCACTCTTATGGGAATTCAgtgttttaatattaattttgtattttgagcCCAGAATGAGGCTTTCCCTGCACTACAGTAGGTTTCATTTGCCCCTCACTTTGCAGAGGCAGGTTCAGTGTAAATGTgcaagtttctgctgaaaagtgtCATTACGTAGAGTCCATGGATCTTTGCTAAAACAGTACTGGGCATGAGTTTTAGACCTTTACTTagatcatttttaaaatctgaatctttaaaagttttgttaGAAATTTTTGGcatgaaataaagataataattacCATTTACTCTGCATTCACCATGGACCAGGACTACTTTAAGTGCCTTGGATATATTGTTTTCCATCCTGTAGTTTATAGCAGTTGTAGTTTATAGTTTGGAATATAGTGACCACATGGGGCTGGGATGGCAACAGACACCTGGCACTTGACTATGTGTTGCAAATTGTATCCATGTTGCTTTATTCCATAGATGATTTCTTTCAGCTCATGTGGAAAATTGTGGTAATGTTTATATCTTTACCTCATACGAGTAAATCATACTCCATGGGTCATTAAGAGTGGAGTCTATAAAGTGAAGGGTGTGGTCCCAATGAACGAGATGTGAGAAGCATGCTTTTCTAGATTCCCTTAGCTTTACATCTCCTAGAAGAATATTCTCTCTTACCAAATGAAAATACCCGTTTTGTAAATATCGCAAAGAGGTTACTCATCTTGCCACCCTTCTACTTCTCTTGTACTTATCTACTAGACAGCTTTCATGTgatgcatttgtttttattttgtatattaacaggTGACAGTTAAAGGATTTGAGCCTTTAATTCAGTTTGCCTACACTGCTAAACTGATACTAAGTAAGGACAATGTGGATGAAGTGTACAAGTGTGTGGAAGTTTTAGGTGTGCCTGATATTGAGGAGTCctgctttcagtttctcaaatACAAGTTTTTGGACTCCACTGCAGACCAGCAAGAATGCCCAAGAAAAAAATGCTTCTCATCACCCTGTCAGAAACCAGATTTTAGATTTTCACTTTTGGACCAGAGGGATTTAGAAATTGAAGAGGTGGAggaatttttggaaaataaaaatgttcagacTCCTCACTGTAAACTCCGTAGGTATCAAGGCAGTGCAAAAGTATCTCCTCCTCTGCAAGACAGTGCCAGTCAAACATGTGAATCCATGTGCTTAGGAAAGGATGCTGCTCTGGCTCTGCCATCTTTATGCCCCAAATACcgaaaattccaaaaagcattTGGAACTGACAGAGTCCGTACTGTGGAATCCAGTGTCAAAGACATCCACACTTCTTCTGTTCAGCCAAATGAGACGTCTGAAAATGAGTGTCTAGGAGGAATCCAGGATTGTGCAGATTTGCaggtgattttaaaatgtgaagaaagaaaattagcaaTGGAACATGAAGAAGCCAAGAAGAAAGGTCCTGCTTCTCAGTGCCCATCAGGAAAAACAGAAGCGACTCCTTTTCCCCCCAGTTCTACAGACCCCCATGGGCTctattctctgtctcttttaCACACGTATGACCAGTATGGTGACTTGAATTTTGCTGGTATGCAAAACACAACAGTGTTAACAGAAAAGCCTTTGTCAGGTTCAGATGTTCGAGAAGAGAAAACTTTCGGTGAGAGTCAAGATTTGAAATCTGACTCTGGCCCCAGGGAAGATAGTAGCCTCGCCTCAAGTGATCTGAGTAGCGTGGAACGAGAAGTGGCAGAACACCTAGCGAAAGGCTTCTGGAGTGACATTTGCAGCACGGACTCTCCTTGCCAAATGCAATTATCACCTGCCGTGGCCAAAGATGGCTCAGAACAGATCTACTCCCAGAAACGGTCTGAGTGTCCCTGGTTAGGTATCAGGATTAGTGAGAGCCCAGAACCAGGTCAGAGGACTTTCACAACGTTGAGTTCTGTCAATTGCCCTTTCATAAGTACTCTGAGTACCGAAGGCTGTTCTAGCAATTTGGAAATTGGAAACGATGACTATGTTTCAGAGCCCCAACAGGAACCTTGTCCCTACGCTTGTGTGATTAGCTTGGGAGACGACTCTGAGACGGATACCGAAGGAGACAGTGAACCCTGTTCAGCCAGAGAACAAGAATGTGAGGTGAGTGGAAAATGAGTGTGTTGTTAAGTCGTTGTTTTACCACCGTTAATTGGGATTCATGTGTCGGCTCCTGTTGCATCACTGGGGACGTGGGCCGgctcagagagggaggaggaagcccATACACAGTTTTACAACCATATGATAAATACCAGGAGCGCGAGATGAAGTTTGAAGGACTTCTGTGCTCTTTTATTTCAAGTAGGTGTATTTATTTTGTGAACCAGGTTATGGATTCACACATTGGCTGTTTAACTGTTTAAATCAAATGCCAGGTCccgagaggaaaaagaaaaatgattctatAACATTATGTGATAACTTCTGGTTAAATACAGCATAATATTCAGTCTTATTCACTGCCACATGGATGTCTAGACGTGGGACTAGTCACTTGGCAATGACTTAGCAGTGACTGGTTGTAAGAATGTGGCTTCTGATCCagagttctctttctttctttttttttttttttttttaaatcaccccTCTTTTTTATTTGAGTACAGAActagttaataatttttaaattaatttttattgtagtatagttgatttacaatgatgtgttaatttctgtacagcaaagtgaatcagctatacgtatacatatatccactctttttatattcttttcccatataggtcattacagagtattgagtagagttccctgtgctatacaataggttcttattagttatctattttttatatagtagtgtgtatatgtcaatcccagtctcccaatttatccctccccccgcagAGTTTTCTTCACACTATTTTCTCAGAgctatgaatttttttctttttttcccttagttaTTTCATCTATTAATTTAAAGAATGTCCTAATAATTTAGCATGGATTACATGTAGATGGTATGGTATTAATCATACTAAGCTTGATCTGTATACTATGTGTACAAACGTTTGTATTTGATAGATGCTTTTTTGTAAAACATTACTCTAGTTCCAGTAATAGTAAGGGCATGTTAGTTCTTAGCTGTTGGATGACATAGTTTGAAACAATgaaagaggttttattttttcccttggaagaggttttattttttccctttttcccccttCCCTTGGAAGGAGGTGATTGGTAGTTTAATTTAAGAAGTAATATGTATGCATGAGTTACATCTATAGATTTTTATATGATACTTATAAATCCAATGTTTGGAACTGTGAAAAGAATGTtaacaataaaacatttaagaaattttaGAGTATTTTGTGTAACTAATTTCTGTCAGCTTGAAAGACTAAGTTACCACAGAAGCTGACCAatgtttcatttgtgtttttgataattAATACAATTAAACTGTCCCacagttttgttatgtttttaaattatcttatttttttcaaatttaagtatgttgaaaatgactttaaaatattcataaggTTTTTCTAACAATTTCTACATTGGCAAGTGAAATGAGTTATGTGAAACTGCCATTTTtctgacagaaaaataaattttctgaaatGCTTTAGAAATTACTAGTGTTAATATACCAGTATTAAATCAGTGCTACACAGTAAtataaatcaaagaataaaatagattttttttttttggtttggataaaaatacattaaaaatactttagaaagAGCCTTAAAGATATCTATGGGTTATTAACATGCcctagtaaaataatttaaattctgttttttcaTCTTAAATGCATTAATATTTGTGTTGATAATGTTTGATTtgctgaaaaaaatcttttcaatttGTCTTCTGAACGCTCTCTAAAATAGAATCAGAATATCAATTAAATTATCAGTCTTTATTATAAAGGATTGTATAGAAATTGGAAataggggtcttttttttttttttttaacgtctaaATGAAGTTCCCTGGAAAACATAGGTGCATATCTTTCTCTTCCTAGATTTAAGTAGAAACTACAAAATACAGCAACTACTAACGTTTATTTCACCTTCTAGGTAAAACTACCATTTAATGCCCAACGAATAATTTCACTCTCTCGAAATGATTTTCAATCCTTGTTGAAAATGCACAAGTTGACTCCAGAACAACTGGATTGCATCCATGATATTCGGAGAAGAAGTAAAAACAGAATTGCTGCACAGCGCTGTCGCAAGAGAAAACTTGATTGTATA
This genomic window from Kogia breviceps isolate mKogBre1 chromosome 5, mKogBre1 haplotype 1, whole genome shotgun sequence contains:
- the BACH1 gene encoding transcription regulator protein BACH1 isoform X2, yielding MSLGENAVFAYESSVHSGHVLRSLDEQRRKDVLCDITVLVEGQPFRAHRAVLAACSTYFHSRLAGQADAELRITLPEEVTVKGFEPLIQFAYTAKLILSKDNVDEVYKCVEVLGVPDIEESCFQFLKYKFLDSTADQQECPRKKCFSSPCQKPDFRFSLLDQRDLEIEEVEEFLENKNVQTPHCKLRRYQGSAKVSPPLQDSASQTCESMCLGKDAALALPSLCPKYRKFQKAFGTDRVRTVESSVKDIHTSSVQPNETSENECLGGIQDCADLQVILKCEERKLAMEHEEAKKKGPASQCPSGKTEATPFPPSSTDPHGLYSLSLLHTYDQYGDLNFAGMQNTTVLTEKPLSGSDVREEKTFGESQDLKSDSGPREDSSLASSDLSSVEREVAEHLAKGFWSDICSTDSPCQMQLSPAVAKDGSEQIYSQKRSECPWLGIRISESPEPGQRTFTTLSSVNCPFISTLSTEGCSSNLEIGNDDYVSEPQQEPCPYACVISLGDDSETDTEGDSEPCSAREQECEVKLPFNAQRIISLSRNDFQSLLKMHKLTPEQLDCIHDIRRRSKNRIAAQRCRKRKLDCIQNLESEIEKLQNEKESLLKERDHILSTLGETKQNLTGLCQQVCKEAALSQEQIQILAKYSASDCPLSFLISEKGKSTPDVSSSSESIMIFLFPDILITLEEEIRLRIQWHELMCWEHCLSLPRILESSPDTRLSAFPP
- the BACH1 gene encoding transcription regulator protein BACH1 isoform X1, with the translated sequence MSLGENAVFAYESSVHSGHVLRSLDEQRRKDVLCDITVLVEGQPFRAHRAVLAACSTYFHSRLAGQADAELRITLPEEVTVKGFEPLIQFAYTAKLILSKDNVDEVYKCVEVLGVPDIEESCFQFLKYKFLDSTADQQECPRKKCFSSPCQKPDFRFSLLDQRDLEIEEVEEFLENKNVQTPHCKLRRYQGSAKVSPPLQDSASQTCESMCLGKDAALALPSLCPKYRKFQKAFGTDRVRTVESSVKDIHTSSVQPNETSENECLGGIQDCADLQVILKCEERKLAMEHEEAKKKGPASQCPSGKTEATPFPPSSTDPHGLYSLSLLHTYDQYGDLNFAGMQNTTVLTEKPLSGSDVREEKTFGESQDLKSDSGPREDSSLASSDLSSVEREVAEHLAKGFWSDICSTDSPCQMQLSPAVAKDGSEQIYSQKRSECPWLGIRISESPEPGQRTFTTLSSVNCPFISTLSTEGCSSNLEIGNDDYVSEPQQEPCPYACVISLGDDSETDTEGDSEPCSAREQECEVKLPFNAQRIISLSRNDFQSLLKMHKLTPEQLDCIHDIRRRSKNRIAAQRCRKRKLDCIQNLESEIEKLQNEKESLLKERDHILSTLGETKQNLTGLCQQVCKEAALSQEQIQILAKYSASDCPLSFLISEKGKSTPDGELTLPSILSLPEGPAAGPPAGEQSPRYPSAKGGEAGGAWGPESRAAASAPSEQAGPGEQCRQSGGISDFCQQMTDKCTTDE